The proteins below come from a single Balaenoptera acutorostrata chromosome 2, mBalAcu1.1, whole genome shotgun sequence genomic window:
- the RFESD gene encoding Rieske domain-containing protein isoform X1 has product MFSFTSMDPDGSEQDPETKKYSSVCVGREEDIKKSERMTAVVHDREVVIFYHRGEYHAMDIRCYHSGGPLHLGEIEEFDGRPCIVCPWHKYKITLATGEGLYQSINPKDPSAKPKWCSKGIKQRIHTVTVDNGNIYVTLSNEPFKCDSDFYATGVFKVIQSSS; this is encoded by the exons CATGGATCCTGATGGCTCTGAGCAAGATCCTGAAACGAAGAAATATTCTTCTGTCTGTGTTGGCAGagaagaagatattaaaaaatctgAACGAATGACAGCTGTTGTCCATGATAGAGAAGTGGTCATCTTCTACCACAGAGGAGAGTATCATGCTATGGATATTCGCTGTTACC ACTCAGGAGGACCTTTACATTTAGGAGAAATAGAG GAATTTGATGGACGACCATGTATAGTTTGCCCCTGGCATAAATACAAAATTACTTTGGCCACAGGAGAAGGACTGTATCAGTCTATAAACCCTAAAGATCCATCAGCAAAACCCAAGTGGTGCTCCAAAGGAATAAAGCAAAGGATTCACACAGTGACAGTGGACAATGGGAATATTTATGTGACTCTTTCTAATGAGCCTTTTAAGTGTGACTCTGATTTTTATGCCACTGGAGTCTTCAAAGTAATTCAGAGTTCTTCCTGA
- the RFESD gene encoding Rieske domain-containing protein isoform X2 has protein sequence MDPDGSEQDPETKKYSSVCVGREEDIKKSERMTAVVHDREVVIFYHRGEYHAMDIRCYHSGGPLHLGEIEEFDGRPCIVCPWHKYKITLATGEGLYQSINPKDPSAKPKWCSKGIKQRIHTVTVDNGNIYVTLSNEPFKCDSDFYATGVFKVIQSSS, from the exons ATGGATCCTGATGGCTCTGAGCAAGATCCTGAAACGAAGAAATATTCTTCTGTCTGTGTTGGCAGagaagaagatattaaaaaatctgAACGAATGACAGCTGTTGTCCATGATAGAGAAGTGGTCATCTTCTACCACAGAGGAGAGTATCATGCTATGGATATTCGCTGTTACC ACTCAGGAGGACCTTTACATTTAGGAGAAATAGAG GAATTTGATGGACGACCATGTATAGTTTGCCCCTGGCATAAATACAAAATTACTTTGGCCACAGGAGAAGGACTGTATCAGTCTATAAACCCTAAAGATCCATCAGCAAAACCCAAGTGGTGCTCCAAAGGAATAAAGCAAAGGATTCACACAGTGACAGTGGACAATGGGAATATTTATGTGACTCTTTCTAATGAGCCTTTTAAGTGTGACTCTGATTTTTATGCCACTGGAGTCTTCAAAGTAATTCAGAGTTCTTCCTGA
- the RFESD gene encoding Rieske domain-containing protein isoform X3 — protein sequence MFSFTREEDIKKSERMTAVVHDREVVIFYHRGEYHAMDIRCYHSGGPLHLGEIEEFDGRPCIVCPWHKYKITLATGEGLYQSINPKDPSAKPKWCSKGIKQRIHTVTVDNGNIYVTLSNEPFKCDSDFYATGVFKVIQSSS from the exons agaagaagatattaaaaaatctgAACGAATGACAGCTGTTGTCCATGATAGAGAAGTGGTCATCTTCTACCACAGAGGAGAGTATCATGCTATGGATATTCGCTGTTACC ACTCAGGAGGACCTTTACATTTAGGAGAAATAGAG GAATTTGATGGACGACCATGTATAGTTTGCCCCTGGCATAAATACAAAATTACTTTGGCCACAGGAGAAGGACTGTATCAGTCTATAAACCCTAAAGATCCATCAGCAAAACCCAAGTGGTGCTCCAAAGGAATAAAGCAAAGGATTCACACAGTGACAGTGGACAATGGGAATATTTATGTGACTCTTTCTAATGAGCCTTTTAAGTGTGACTCTGATTTTTATGCCACTGGAGTCTTCAAAGTAATTCAGAGTTCTTCCTGA